The region CAACGAATCACCTTAAAAAATGAATCTAAACCTGAATTTTGTAAGGCTCGATTAAGACTATTTTGACCTTTGTTACTGGCAATTGCCAAGTAAATGCCTTTTTGATAGAGGTACTCTATAAACTCTTTGGAGCCCGGCATTAAATAAACAGCATAAGGGTGATTAATTAAAGCATGTTGTACAGCTTTTAATAAGTACTCCTGCTCTGTCGAATTTAATTGAGGGAATAACTTCCTTATTGCGTTTACTAGTCCTAATTCAGCAAATTGCCGGGCTAGTTTTTGATCTAGTTCACCGTAATTTAGGTACTTAGCTTCACTAGCAATACAATCAAGTACTTGACCTAAGGTATCACTTAATGTGCCTTCCCAGTCAAATACTACTAAGCGATATTGCTTACTCATAACTTATTAAACTCCGACACGCAATTGTTCTATAGTTTGCGTAAAACGATCATCTAATTTTGCCTCAA is a window of Legionella busanensis DNA encoding:
- a CDS encoding HAD family hydrolase, translating into MSKQYRLVVFDWEGTLSDTLGQVLDCIASEAKYLNYGELDQKLARQFAELGLVNAIRKLFPQLNSTEQEYLLKAVQHALINHPYAVYLMPGSKEFIEYLYQKGIYLAIASNKGQNSLNRALQNSGLDSFFKVIRCAGQLPPKPCPQMLEEILLEFNIDVNEAVMIGDSVCDIEMAKTIGMDAIGVNFYNQQHSNLLLAKGALAVFSSYSQLAQYLNITSD